A region from the Arcanobacterium buesumense genome encodes:
- the secE gene encoding preprotein translocase subunit SecE, translating into MSQASASSHGNKPAKSDSLGFFARIVQFFREVFVELKKVQRPTRSELWKLFLTVVFFVAVVMAFVGVIDLVFAQLVLVIFS; encoded by the coding sequence GTGAGCCAGGCTTCCGCGTCTAGTCACGGCAATAAGCCAGCGAAATCAGATTCGCTTGGCTTCTTCGCTCGTATCGTCCAGTTCTTCCGTGAAGTGTTTGTGGAACTGAAGAAAGTTCAGCGTCCAACGCGTTCTGAGTTGTGGAAGCTATTCCTTACGGTCGTTTTCTTTGTTGCTGTTGTGATGGCATTCGTAGGAGTGATCGATCTGGTATTTGCTCAACTCGTTCTCGTCATCTTCAGCTAA